A region from the Flavobacterium enshiense genome encodes:
- a CDS encoding T9SS type B sorting domain-containing protein gives MNSTVKLFTALLLLFSANLMAQAGASSCAQLQANYQQYQSCATNLPFSNSTGGNAETFNTSCIGEAFHGPTWFFIEIQNSGPITLQIRQTDLSGNGSDVDFVLWGPFANLNNICSQLDITRETDCSWLADSVEYANIPNAISGQLYVLLIDNYSNVPGNIQITQVAGTGSSNCDFLSSVNIVDTSNQEITQFDYCKPQTKDIVARVDTSDFPGLLSNLRFNYTWYKDGVQIAAISNSTLSTNTITVSDTGLYKVMITAYDITVNPSGSTTGLRQSTDEITLKFHIIPVVSISNTNTQCLSTNPVLNSSITNSSQLNNSIDILTYQWYLNNLPIAGATSASYTPTLPGDYFVKGYNNPCSEAISNTIHLIASPNVTIASDTTICEGDSFTITSINANSALNSSLTYQWYKDGNPITGATGSTYTVSASNQTINSAATYYVETTEQILCTNRSNSVVIRINASPVVNSTPLLLEQCDYIASSTDGITETNLMQAYNYLTNNTPGLTLYFYQDIGLTNLITDPVHYTNNSSPFSQTIYVKIVNESSTPNCTSSAVGIINLNVNPTSIAVYPDMAPVCPELNMTYGYADFNAQRLLIKNTYFPSANVDIAFYLTPSDASTELNPVSNTYQLSVGTTTIYTRIETNNNCDGIGTFTVTITTPPTQNVISNANLCASDTFLLNSKNPEALLGQNTTVQASYFTTFDNAKNNISPINPNTALPLTVNTKTIFVRLYDSLTQCISVVNFDIQVYPNPQFSQPAPIKLCGTNSATFDLTSRISQITQNNSILQVTFYQTNADLIAGNAIPTPNAFTSGTTTVFVKIADPSNNNCFSTTTLALFVLDLPGATNNPTPIEICNNSGTTGFESFNLRAREIQMVGNTPPSDIDFKYYIDEDDAIANNINYITNPTLFTNTIANYQKIYVRLNSRVNTDSETDLKCFRILELELFVRPYPESRLDVNPYIICVDKDNYVTSPAIVDTYLSETDYSFIWYSGFNAQPGNEIAGQNSSQCTISNEGSYSVKVTNISNAANCASVFNFTTKNSFVPFSITANPSELIAFGIDNTVTAMVFPPSEDYLYSVNDMGWQTSNVFTNLYEAEYILKVKNKYGCGETSTTFSVVDFPNYFTPNGDGFHDTWNIKGSKVLDAITIRIFDRYGKLLKELSPSGPGWDGTYNGNTLPSDDYWFKLIYTKDNVTKEFRGHFAMKR, from the coding sequence ATGAATTCCACTGTTAAATTATTTACAGCGCTTCTATTGCTTTTTTCAGCTAACCTGATGGCTCAGGCAGGGGCTTCCTCTTGTGCGCAACTTCAGGCGAATTACCAACAATATCAATCCTGTGCCACCAATCTCCCTTTCTCCAATTCCACAGGTGGCAATGCGGAGACCTTTAACACAAGCTGTATAGGAGAAGCTTTTCATGGGCCTACTTGGTTTTTTATAGAGATTCAGAACAGCGGCCCGATAACACTTCAGATACGCCAAACCGATTTATCAGGTAATGGATCCGATGTTGATTTTGTTTTATGGGGACCTTTTGCCAACTTAAACAACATTTGCAGCCAGCTTGACATTACTCGGGAAACAGATTGCAGCTGGTTAGCTGACAGCGTTGAATACGCAAATATTCCGAATGCAATTTCCGGTCAACTTTATGTGCTTTTAATCGACAATTATTCTAATGTTCCAGGAAATATTCAGATTACCCAAGTAGCCGGTACTGGCAGTTCCAATTGCGATTTTCTCTCTTCGGTTAACATCGTTGACACTTCCAACCAAGAAATAACACAATTCGATTACTGCAAACCCCAAACCAAAGATATTGTCGCAAGAGTAGATACTTCTGATTTTCCGGGGCTCTTATCAAATTTACGATTTAACTATACATGGTACAAAGACGGTGTTCAAATTGCAGCCATAAGCAATTCCACCTTATCCACCAATACGATTACCGTTTCTGACACAGGCCTTTATAAAGTCATGATTACTGCCTATGACATCACCGTTAATCCTTCCGGATCAACAACTGGCTTAAGACAAAGCACCGATGAAATAACATTGAAATTCCACATTATCCCAGTTGTCAGTATTTCGAACACCAACACACAATGTCTAAGTACTAATCCAGTATTGAACAGCTCCATAACTAACAGTTCGCAACTAAACAATTCGATTGACATTTTAACTTATCAATGGTATTTAAACAACCTTCCCATTGCAGGAGCTACATCTGCTAGTTATACTCCCACCTTACCCGGTGATTATTTTGTAAAAGGGTATAATAATCCTTGTTCAGAAGCCATCTCCAACACTATACATCTTATTGCGAGTCCGAATGTAACAATTGCTTCAGATACTACTATCTGTGAAGGCGATAGTTTTACCATAACATCTATCAACGCAAACAGTGCCTTAAACTCATCGCTTACCTATCAATGGTACAAAGATGGAAATCCAATTACAGGAGCCACAGGAAGCACTTATACTGTTTCTGCATCAAATCAAACAATCAATTCGGCGGCCACCTATTATGTAGAGACAACAGAACAAATTTTGTGCACCAACCGATCAAATTCTGTTGTTATTCGTATCAATGCATCTCCAGTTGTCAATTCGACACCGTTGCTTTTGGAACAATGCGATTATATAGCCTCTTCTACTGATGGCATCACCGAGACCAATCTGATGCAAGCCTACAATTATTTAACGAACAACACGCCGGGTCTGACACTTTATTTTTACCAGGACATCGGCTTGACCAACCTCATAACCGACCCAGTTCATTACACAAATAACTCATCTCCTTTTTCACAAACTATTTATGTAAAAATCGTTAATGAGAGCAGCACACCAAATTGTACATCTTCTGCAGTCGGCATTATTAATTTAAACGTGAATCCGACTAGTATTGCAGTTTATCCAGACATGGCTCCGGTTTGTCCTGAATTAAATATGACCTATGGCTACGCCGACTTTAATGCACAACGCCTGTTAATTAAAAACACTTATTTCCCCAGTGCAAATGTTGACATTGCTTTCTATTTAACTCCATCGGATGCTTCAACGGAATTAAACCCGGTTAGCAATACATACCAATTATCTGTCGGCACAACAACCATTTACACAAGGATCGAAACCAATAATAATTGCGACGGGATTGGAACCTTCACTGTTACCATTACGACTCCTCCAACTCAAAATGTAATTTCCAATGCCAACCTCTGTGCTTCGGACACATTTTTATTAAACAGCAAAAACCCCGAAGCTCTTTTAGGTCAAAATACTACGGTCCAGGCGAGTTATTTTACAACATTTGACAATGCAAAAAACAACATAAGCCCAATTAACCCGAATACTGCACTTCCTCTTACAGTAAACACAAAAACCATTTTCGTAAGATTATACGATTCTCTCACGCAATGTATTTCTGTAGTGAATTTCGATATTCAAGTTTATCCGAACCCGCAATTTTCACAACCAGCACCAATTAAGCTGTGCGGAACAAATTCAGCGACGTTCGATTTAACCAGCAGAATTTCCCAAATAACGCAAAACAACTCCATTTTACAGGTTACTTTTTACCAGACCAATGCTGATCTGATAGCTGGAAATGCAATACCAACCCCAAATGCATTTACTTCCGGGACTACTACGGTATTCGTTAAAATAGCTGATCCGTCTAATAACAATTGTTTCAGCACGACTACCTTGGCATTATTTGTTTTAGATTTACCCGGAGCTACAAATAACCCGACGCCAATCGAAATCTGTAATAATTCCGGAACTACTGGATTTGAAAGCTTCAATTTAAGAGCAAGGGAAATACAAATGGTAGGAAACACGCCGCCATCCGATATAGATTTCAAATATTATATTGATGAAGATGATGCAATTGCAAACAACATAAACTACATTACAAATCCTACACTCTTTACGAATACCATTGCCAACTATCAGAAAATTTACGTGCGACTTAACAGCAGGGTGAATACAGATAGTGAAACCGATCTGAAATGTTTCAGAATACTTGAACTGGAACTTTTCGTCCGCCCTTATCCTGAAAGCAGATTAGACGTTAATCCTTATATCATCTGTGTTGACAAAGACAACTATGTAACAAGCCCTGCCATAGTAGACACTTACTTATCTGAAACCGACTATTCATTTATCTGGTACAGCGGTTTTAATGCACAACCCGGAAACGAAATTGCAGGCCAAAATTCAAGTCAGTGCACCATTTCCAACGAAGGTTCATATTCCGTAAAAGTGACCAATATTTCAAATGCTGCCAACTGTGCATCGGTATTTAATTTCACAACTAAAAATTCGTTTGTTCCGTTTTCGATAACAGCAAATCCGTCTGAATTAATTGCCTTTGGCATTGACAACACCGTAACAGCTATGGTGTTTCCTCCTTCAGAAGATTATCTGTATTCTGTAAACGATATGGGATGGCAAACAAGCAATGTCTTTACCAACTTATACGAAGCCGAATATATCCTGAAAGTTAAAAACAAATATGGATGTGGAGAAACCAGCACCACTTTCAGCGTCGTGGATTTCCCTAATTATTTCACACCTAACGGAGACGGCTTTCACGACACCTGGAACATCAAAGGGTCAAAAGTGCTAGACGCGATTACCATCCGTATTTTTGACCGATACGGAAAATTGTTAAAGGAATTGAGTCCGTCAGGACCTGGATGGGACGGGACTTATAATGGCAATACCCTTCCTTCCGATGACTATTGGTTCAAATTGATTTATACAAAAGACAATGTCACCAAAGAATTCAGAGGCCATTTCGCCATGAAACGATAA
- a CDS encoding acetyl-CoA hydrolase/transferase family protein produces the protein MGKYLSAAEAVKVVKSGDRVYVQAAAAAPSVLTKALTERASELRNVEVCHLHTEGDAPYANPDLSESFHVNSFFIGSNVRHTLAAGNGSYTPVFLSELPQLFRKKAVHLDVVFIHVSPPDKHGYCSLGVSVEATLAAIENAKTVVAQVNPKMPRTFGDGILHVSEIDYLVEVDEVILGHGMAAISPEEEKIGAFVASLIEDRSTLQMGIGSIPNAALAKLTNHKDLGLHTEMFSDGVIDLIEKDVINCNYKGVNRGRALATFLIGSQRLYDFVNDNPFIEMRESSYVNDTSVIRRNPKMVAINSAIEVDVTGQVCADSIGAKMYSGVGGQMDFIRGASLSEGGKAIIALPSVTKRGESRIVPYLKQGAGVVTTRSHVQHIITENGIADLYGKTLKQRLAEMVKIAHPNHQEWLEKEYFAMLKGL, from the coding sequence ATGGGTAAGTATTTATCGGCGGCAGAAGCTGTCAAAGTTGTGAAATCCGGAGATCGGGTTTATGTTCAGGCTGCCGCAGCGGCGCCGTCTGTTTTGACCAAAGCGTTGACTGAAAGAGCTTCGGAATTGCGAAATGTTGAGGTCTGTCACCTGCATACAGAAGGAGATGCGCCTTATGCGAATCCTGACTTGTCGGAAAGTTTTCATGTAAATTCATTTTTCATCGGAAGTAACGTCCGTCATACATTGGCAGCGGGTAATGGTTCATATACGCCTGTATTTCTGAGTGAATTGCCTCAGTTGTTCCGAAAAAAAGCAGTGCATTTAGATGTGGTTTTTATTCATGTTTCCCCGCCGGATAAACATGGGTATTGTTCATTAGGGGTTTCGGTGGAAGCTACGTTAGCTGCCATTGAAAACGCCAAAACTGTTGTGGCGCAGGTCAATCCGAAGATGCCTAGGACTTTTGGAGATGGTATTCTGCATGTTTCCGAAATCGATTATTTGGTGGAAGTGGATGAAGTGATTCTCGGTCATGGGATGGCTGCGATTTCTCCGGAGGAGGAGAAAATCGGTGCTTTCGTGGCGAGTCTTATTGAAGACCGAAGTACGCTTCAGATGGGTATTGGGTCCATTCCGAATGCGGCACTGGCAAAACTGACCAATCACAAAGATTTAGGATTGCATACCGAAATGTTTTCTGACGGGGTAATCGACCTTATTGAAAAAGATGTTATTAACTGCAATTATAAAGGCGTGAACCGAGGAAGGGCTCTTGCTACATTTCTTATCGGTTCGCAGCGGTTGTATGATTTTGTGAATGATAATCCGTTTATCGAAATGCGTGAGTCATCATACGTGAACGATACGTCGGTAATCAGACGAAATCCGAAAATGGTGGCAATAAATTCGGCCATAGAAGTTGATGTTACGGGACAGGTTTGTGCCGATTCGATAGGCGCGAAAATGTATTCGGGTGTGGGCGGTCAAATGGATTTCATTCGAGGAGCCTCTTTAAGCGAAGGAGGAAAGGCGATTATTGCATTACCATCGGTTACTAAAAGAGGGGAGAGCCGAATTGTTCCCTATTTAAAACAAGGTGCCGGTGTGGTTACTACTCGTTCGCATGTGCAGCATATTATCACCGAAAACGGTATTGCCGATTTATATGGGAAAACATTAAAGCAACGTTTGGCGGAAATGGTAAAAATTGCTCATCCAAATCATCAGGAATGGTTGGAAAAAGAATATTTTGCAATGCTGAAAGGCTTATAA
- the map gene encoding type I methionyl aminopeptidase: MIIVKTREEIELMRESALIVSKTLGMIASEIKPGVSTLYLDKLAETFIRDHGATPAFLGMYGFPNSLCMSPNAQVVHGIPTDKPLESGDIISVDCGALKNGFYGDHAYTFEVGEVTDATKKLLKVTKESLYVGIRELKVGNRTEDVGNAIQKYCEGFNYGVVRELVGHGIGRTMHEAPEMPNYGKKGRGKLLVEGMVVAIEPMINQGTKNIKQHKDGWTITTADNKPSAHFEHDVAIIDGKPELLSTFAYIYQALGITSDEENEFRKQPLAI, encoded by the coding sequence ATGATTATCGTTAAAACCCGTGAAGAGATTGAATTGATGCGTGAAAGCGCCCTAATCGTTTCTAAAACACTGGGAATGATTGCTTCTGAAATCAAACCCGGCGTAAGCACTTTATATTTAGACAAATTAGCCGAAACGTTTATTCGTGACCATGGTGCCACTCCTGCCTTTTTAGGCATGTACGGTTTCCCGAATTCGCTTTGCATGAGTCCGAACGCTCAGGTAGTTCATGGAATTCCAACTGACAAACCTTTGGAAAGCGGCGACATTATCTCGGTTGATTGCGGTGCGTTGAAAAACGGTTTTTACGGAGATCACGCCTATACCTTCGAAGTTGGTGAGGTTACTGATGCGACCAAAAAACTACTAAAAGTCACTAAAGAATCGCTTTATGTAGGTATCCGCGAACTGAAGGTCGGAAACCGCACTGAAGATGTTGGAAATGCGATTCAAAAATATTGCGAAGGATTTAACTATGGGGTTGTTCGCGAATTGGTGGGTCACGGTATCGGACGCACTATGCACGAAGCTCCTGAAATGCCAAACTACGGTAAAAAGGGACGCGGTAAATTACTTGTTGAAGGCATGGTGGTAGCCATAGAACCGATGATCAACCAGGGAACTAAAAACATCAAGCAACACAAAGATGGCTGGACGATCACTACGGCCGACAACAAGCCATCAGCACATTTTGAGCATGATGTGGCAATCATTGACGGAAAACCGGAGTTACTATCCACATTCGCATATATTTATCAGGCTTTAGGAATCACTTCCGATGAAGAAAATGAATTCAGAAAACAACCGTTAGCTATCTAA
- a CDS encoding class I SAM-dependent methyltransferase encodes MKKIFRFILNTIPRPILIRLSIVVRPVLAFLLRGNTFTDPIDGKSFRMFLPYGYGTQRNNVLSPSTLSLERHRLLWLYLKNETDFFTAAEKKKVLHFAPEQEFHKRFKKQANIKYTTTDLFSPLADVKADICNLPFEDNSYDIIFCNHVLEHIPDDTKAMQELYRVLKPGGMGIFQIPQDLSRAITFSDDSITDPKERAKIFGQYDHVRVYGRDYFDKLRSIGFRVTEEDYTNKIAPELVEKYCLAKGEIIPVCYK; translated from the coding sequence ATGAAGAAGATTTTCAGATTCATTTTAAACACTATTCCACGTCCGATTCTTATCCGTTTGAGTATTGTGGTGCGCCCGGTATTGGCATTTTTACTCAGAGGAAACACCTTTACCGATCCCATTGACGGAAAAAGTTTCAGGATGTTTTTACCTTATGGATACGGAACGCAGCGCAACAACGTTTTGTCGCCAAGTACGCTATCCTTGGAAAGACACCGTTTGCTTTGGTTGTATTTAAAAAACGAAACCGATTTTTTTACAGCCGCTGAAAAGAAAAAAGTATTGCATTTTGCGCCGGAGCAGGAATTTCACAAACGTTTCAAAAAGCAAGCTAATATAAAATACACCACAACCGATTTGTTTTCGCCGTTGGCAGATGTTAAGGCTGATATCTGTAATTTACCGTTTGAAGACAATTCGTATGATATTATTTTCTGCAACCACGTTTTGGAACATATCCCTGATGACACCAAAGCTATGCAGGAATTGTATCGTGTATTAAAACCAGGCGGCATGGGCATTTTCCAGATACCACAGGACTTATCAAGAGCCATCACTTTTTCAGATGATTCCATAACGGATCCCAAAGAAAGAGCAAAAATATTTGGACAGTACGATCATGTCCGCGTTTACGGAAGAGATTATTTCGACAAGTTAAGAAGTATCGGCTTCAGAGTTACCGAAGAAGATTACACCAATAAAATTGCACCTGAACTGGTTGAAAAATATTGTTTGGCGAAAGGGGAAATTATTCCGGTTTGCTACAAATAA
- a CDS encoding M16 family metallopeptidase produces MKQFNKLTFGLFLFPAMIFAQEMDLSKTIPFDPEVKTGKLKNGLTYYIKKNAKPENKVDLRLVINAGSILEDDDQQGLAHFMEHMCFNGTKRFPKNQLVDYLQSIGVKFGQHLNAYTSFDETVYFLPIPTDSPEKLEKGFQILEDWAFNAVLTPEEINKERGVVLEEYRLGLGAQKRMMGRFMPKLMYNSHYAKRLPIGQKEILEKFKHESLIRFYKDWYRPNLMSVIVVGDIDVAEMEKKIIDHFSNYQNPKNERPRKTFVVPNHKETFVAIESDKEASSAQVQLMYKDTGLPKPVVTLKDLKDDLAEGLFSSMINARLDELTNSATPPFTYGYSFHGGTWARNKEAFQSVAMSQEDKQIEALKVLVRENQRAKKYGFTQGELDRAKAEITAEIEKQYNDRNKTNSANFVGEYQSHFLKKEPTPGIEWTYATVKQILPSIELKDINGLMDGFIKDENRVVVLTGPEKENLKKPTEQEVVNALKVNDSEITAYQDVAVAKGLLKVEPNAGTIIRRENNEKLGTKTLYLSNGAKVTYKKTDFKNDEVLFEAVSFGGTNLYSDAEMKKIQFANGALAEAGFSGLKLNDINKFMTGKIANVAPYISSTTEGLRGNATPKDLEYLFQQTYAYFTDLNYDAEAFEGYRQKQSAFYKNMTSQPAFYFQQEFYTYLNKENPRFNGLVPTDKTWAETDYKLAYDKFKERFANAADFEFFFVGNVDDKVIEDYAVKYLASLPAAPMKEKAKDLGYRMLKGEHKKVVNKGKDPKSTVNIMYYGDAQYSAKDAFALQALGEVLTIKLVEQLRENESGVYGVNARGSMMKMPYGYFNFNINFPCGPDNAEKLTASALNELQKIIANGPEAKDMAKFKEGELLDFKKESKENRFWLSNFIRSYSNDQSAEEVLKFEEKVNALTAKEVQDVAKKYLTKDKVVGMLMPEKS; encoded by the coding sequence ATGAAACAATTTAACAAACTGACCTTTGGATTGTTTCTGTTTCCGGCGATGATTTTCGCTCAGGAAATGGATCTTTCAAAAACAATTCCGTTTGATCCGGAAGTAAAAACCGGAAAACTGAAAAACGGGCTCACGTATTACATCAAGAAAAATGCCAAGCCTGAAAATAAAGTCGATTTACGTCTTGTCATTAATGCGGGTTCCATTCTTGAAGATGACGACCAGCAGGGATTGGCTCACTTTATGGAGCACATGTGCTTTAACGGAACGAAACGTTTTCCTAAAAATCAATTAGTGGATTACCTGCAAAGCATCGGGGTGAAGTTCGGTCAGCATTTAAATGCCTATACGAGTTTTGATGAAACGGTTTACTTCCTTCCGATTCCTACCGACAGTCCTGAAAAACTGGAAAAAGGGTTTCAGATTTTGGAAGATTGGGCTTTCAACGCCGTTTTGACTCCGGAAGAAATCAATAAAGAAAGAGGTGTTGTTTTAGAGGAATACCGCTTGGGGTTAGGTGCTCAAAAACGTATGATGGGGCGCTTTATGCCTAAACTGATGTACAATTCGCATTATGCCAAACGTTTGCCAATCGGACAAAAAGAAATTCTTGAAAAATTCAAGCATGAATCGTTAATCCGTTTCTACAAGGACTGGTACCGTCCGAATCTGATGAGCGTAATCGTGGTGGGCGATATTGATGTAGCTGAAATGGAGAAAAAAATCATTGACCATTTCTCGAATTACCAAAATCCGAAAAACGAAAGACCAAGAAAAACATTTGTTGTGCCGAATCACAAAGAAACTTTTGTTGCCATTGAAAGTGATAAGGAAGCGTCAAGTGCTCAGGTGCAACTGATGTACAAAGATACAGGTTTGCCAAAACCTGTTGTTACCCTGAAAGATTTGAAGGATGATTTGGCCGAAGGCTTGTTCTCATCCATGATTAACGCACGTCTTGATGAACTTACCAATTCGGCTACTCCTCCGTTTACATACGGATATTCGTTTCACGGGGGAACATGGGCGAGAAACAAGGAAGCTTTCCAGTCAGTAGCCATGTCTCAGGAAGATAAGCAAATCGAGGCATTAAAAGTTTTGGTCAGAGAAAATCAAAGAGCTAAAAAATATGGTTTTACTCAGGGTGAATTAGATAGAGCCAAAGCTGAAATAACTGCCGAAATTGAAAAGCAATATAATGACAGAAACAAAACGAATTCGGCGAATTTTGTAGGCGAATATCAATCGCATTTCTTGAAAAAGGAGCCAACGCCGGGAATCGAATGGACATATGCAACTGTTAAACAGATTTTGCCTTCAATAGAACTGAAAGATATTAATGGTTTGATGGATGGTTTTATTAAAGATGAAAACCGTGTGGTTGTTTTAACCGGTCCGGAAAAAGAGAATCTTAAAAAACCAACGGAGCAGGAGGTTGTGAATGCATTGAAAGTTAATGATTCCGAAATTACCGCATATCAAGATGTCGCTGTGGCAAAAGGATTATTGAAAGTTGAACCGAATGCCGGAACTATTATCCGACGCGAAAACAATGAAAAATTAGGAACCAAAACATTGTACTTGTCTAACGGTGCTAAAGTTACCTACAAAAAAACAGACTTTAAAAACGATGAGGTTTTGTTTGAAGCAGTAAGTTTTGGAGGAACGAATTTATATTCTGATGCGGAAATGAAAAAAATCCAGTTCGCCAATGGTGCTTTGGCGGAAGCAGGTTTTTCCGGTTTGAAATTGAACGACATCAATAAATTTATGACAGGTAAAATCGCGAATGTTGCACCATACATCAGTAGCACAACCGAAGGTTTAAGAGGGAATGCGACACCAAAAGATCTAGAGTATTTATTCCAGCAAACGTATGCCTATTTTACTGATCTGAATTATGATGCAGAAGCTTTTGAAGGTTACAGGCAAAAACAATCAGCGTTCTATAAAAACATGACATCCCAACCTGCTTTTTATTTCCAACAGGAGTTTTATACGTATCTGAACAAGGAAAATCCGCGATTTAACGGTTTGGTTCCAACAGACAAAACATGGGCGGAAACCGATTATAAACTGGCTTATGATAAATTCAAGGAGCGTTTTGCGAATGCTGCCGATTTCGAGTTTTTCTTTGTAGGTAACGTTGATGATAAGGTGATTGAAGACTATGCGGTAAAATATTTAGCGTCTTTACCTGCAGCCCCAATGAAAGAAAAAGCCAAAGATTTAGGTTATCGAATGTTGAAAGGAGAGCATAAAAAAGTGGTTAATAAAGGAAAAGATCCTAAGAGTACGGTGAATATCATGTATTATGGGGATGCGCAATATTCTGCAAAAGATGCTTTTGCCCTGCAAGCACTTGGTGAGGTGCTAACTATCAAATTGGTGGAGCAATTACGTGAAAATGAAAGCGGCGTTTATGGTGTGAATGCCCGAGGAAGTATGATGAAGATGCCTTACGGTTATTTTAATTTTAACATCAACTTTCCTTGCGGACCTGATAATGCTGAGAAGTTAACGGCTTCGGCTTTAAACGAACTTCAGAAAATCATCGCTAACGGACCGGAAGCGAAAGATATGGCGAAGTTCAAAGAAGGGGAATTGCTGGATTTCAAAAAAGAGAGCAAAGAAAACAGGTTCTGGCTGTCCAATTTCATCAGATCTTATTCGAACGATCAAAGCGCTGAAGAAGTGTTGAAATTCGAAGAAAAAGTAAATGCTTTAACGGCTAAAGAAGTTCAGGATGTTGCCAAAAAATATCTTACTAAAGATAAAGTGGTAGGAATGCTAATGCCTGAAAAATCATAA
- a CDS encoding DUF5103 domain-containing protein: MTQRKIYTLLLICMSLFHAFAQVENEVAPPFNIKSVAFVQNGNVTIPIFRLGEPFQLEFDDVYGNEADYYFTITQYNYDWTPTDLGKAEYMRGIDNQRIINYKNSFNTLQLYSHYTQNFPNKFNQIILTGNYMLKIFNSSQELVFSRKFIIYEDRVPVAVQVKRSRDLEIIDHMQNLYFTISTANYLLQNPIQNVKIALFQNGRLDNGIYNIKPQYTIGSELIYRHEKETRFWGGNEFLNFENKDIRAVANNVAHVSAGDLYNSHLYMNTSRKKSQYTYYPDINGSFLPNNINAEDNNIEADYAWVYFTLNTNTFMDKSDIYIGGMFNNFAHIPEYKMDYNSEKGLYEKALLIKQGFTNYQYEIVDKNGKVDFQNAIDGNYWQTENNYFVLVYYRGNNDRYDRVIGKGIATSTNITN, from the coding sequence ATGACTCAAAGAAAAATTTATACTCTTTTATTGATATGCATGAGTCTTTTCCATGCCTTTGCACAGGTTGAAAACGAAGTTGCGCCTCCTTTTAACATCAAAAGTGTAGCTTTCGTGCAAAACGGAAATGTTACGATACCCATATTCCGTTTGGGCGAACCTTTTCAGTTGGAATTTGATGACGTTTACGGAAATGAAGCCGATTACTACTTCACCATCACCCAATATAATTACGATTGGACGCCGACCGATTTAGGCAAAGCCGAATACATGAGGGGAATCGACAATCAACGCATCATTAATTACAAAAATTCATTTAATACACTTCAGTTATATTCCCATTACACTCAAAATTTCCCGAATAAATTCAACCAGATTATACTAACAGGCAATTACATGCTGAAAATCTTCAATTCCAGTCAGGAATTGGTTTTTTCACGCAAATTCATCATTTATGAAGACCGCGTTCCAGTTGCGGTTCAGGTTAAACGTTCCCGCGATTTGGAAATCATCGACCACATGCAGAACCTGTATTTTACCATCAGTACTGCAAATTATCTTCTCCAAAATCCAATTCAGAATGTAAAAATCGCCTTGTTTCAAAACGGACGACTGGATAACGGCATATACAATATCAAACCGCAGTACACCATTGGTTCTGAATTGATTTACCGTCATGAAAAAGAAACGCGATTTTGGGGCGGAAACGAATTTTTAAATTTCGAAAATAAAGACATTAGGGCGGTCGCTAACAATGTAGCACATGTAAGTGCGGGCGATCTCTACAATTCGCATCTGTACATGAATACTTCCCGAAAAAAGAGTCAGTACACTTATTATCCGGACATCAACGGAAGTTTCCTGCCCAACAACATCAATGCAGAAGACAATAATATAGAAGCCGATTATGCCTGGGTATATTTTACCCTAAACACGAATACCTTCATGGACAAAAGCGATATTTATATCGGCGGAATGTTCAACAATTTTGCACACATCCCCGAATATAAAATGGACTACAATTCCGAAAAAGGATTGTATGAAAAAGCACTTTTAATCAAACAAGGTTTTACGAACTATCAATATGAGATTGTAGATAAAAACGGAAAAGTCGATTTTCAAAATGCCATCGACGGAAATTATTGGCAAACCGAAAACAATTATTTCGTTCTTGTCTATTACCGAGGAAACAATGACCGTTATGACCGGGTTA